The Gadus macrocephalus chromosome 21, ASM3116895v1 genome has a segment encoding these proteins:
- the znf512 gene encoding zinc finger protein 512B isoform X2: MSSGPLANGSDMGSVAQPAARLPPRLVAKDAWPTALEPGRMRPQPQAQPWNPSRERLSEAQSWAAGRERPQEQLWSSSRDRSGHPGQDQSWIPGRERGHTEQAWASGRERGPEQAWSSGRDRAQDQAWNPGREPGRDRPLSGNGQAWGAGRSQDQAWGSAARDRGEAQVWRPDLPLKKSQRVEVERNQPVITYQQAPENKTSGSDSVDVRDLQSNAEHNAARPSEEPRPLLPPSRKELPSYPPGSQEERWQLHIVAKGRVTCPKCKSVSRKTVEGLKKHMENCRLQPFSCPHCGKQLKSSTGMKYHVMADHSNLPSLDDSQGLDERAVKEKLRKILKRLGKLKCSREGCTSGFTSIMGYVYHMKKCGKQESELEKMLLNCSHCGKAYKSKAGLEYHLKSEHAPVPQQQEEEEEALKAQSEADPELTASGRVQRASAQVANFHLAEIAHNDLPKDWPKRKFQSDLVPDDKKLKYARPGLPAFSQEVLRKWKNEVKLQRKVQCPNQGCGCTYTSVSGLKAHLGLCTKGDFEAGKYRCLICGKEFNSESGVKYHINSVHSQEWFVTNKKASKKFEKYLRSRPKEMVHGVDQHIIEQYHQHHMNHHHLHHHHLQHHQQQQHHQHHQHDQQLQQIQHQPLQQPLQPLHHLQHQAHLLHALEHQQHHHHSHSVPQMEPQLSQEVQQQQQQPPPPLLHYTPLEPPAGSMWVEVERREVVAGGGPGAELTQVEMVSVDKPRPMDGGAGSGGSECKRREKAERGKAESRRKDCFAYGGGGGGGGGGVAVGGSSSSSSSSSSNTGSSSSESELEQQERQRQIDQWNLKRPGNMEVHHEAAKRQRNT; the protein is encoded by the exons ATGTCTTCAGGCCCCCTGGCCAACGGCTCGGACATGGGCTCTGTAGCCCAGCCCGCTGCCAGGCTGCCACCAAGGCTGGTAGCCAAGGACGCCTGGCCTACGGCCCTGGAGCCGGGCAGGATGAGGCCCCAGCCTCAGGCCCAGCCCTGGAACCCCAGTCGGGAGAGGCTCTCTGAGGCCCAGAGCTGGGCTGCGGGTCGAGAGCGGCCCCAGGAGCAGCTCTGGAGTTCCAGCAGAGACCGATCGGGACACCCGGGGCAAGACCAGAGCTGGATCCCAGGAAGAGAGCGAGGCCACACCGAACAGGCATGGGCCAGCGGGCGGGAGAGGGGCCCCGAACAGGCCTGGAGCTCTGGGAGGGACCGAGCCCAGGATCAGGCTTGGAACCCGGGGCGTGAGCCTGGACGGGACAGACCCCTCTCTGGGAACGGGCAGGCCTGGGGTGCTGGGCGCAGCCAGGACCAGGCCTGGGGCTCAGCCGCCAGGGACCGAGGAGAAGCACAAGTCTGGAGACCTG ACTTGCCTTTAAAGAAGAGCCAGAGAGTCGAAGTTGAGAGGAATCAGCCGGTAATCACCTATCAACAGGCCCCAGAAAACAAAACCTCTG GTTCAGACTCGGTGGACGTAAGAGACCTCCAGAGCAACGCAGAGCACAACGCGGCCCGGCCCAGCGAGGAGCCCAGACCGCTGCTCCCCCCCTCCAGGAAGGAGCTCCCTTCCTACCCTCCAG GCAGCCAAGAGGAGCGCTGGCAACTGCATATCGTGGCCAAAGGAAGAGTGACCTGTCCCAAGTGCAAGAGTGTCAGCAGGAAGACCGTAGAGGGCTTGAAGAAACACATGGAGAACTGCCGCCTG CAACCGTTCAGCTGTCCACACTGTGGGAAACAACTCAAGTCTTCAACTGGGATGAAGTACCACGTCATGGCCGACCATAGCAACTTG CCCTCTCTGGACGATTCCCAAGGCTTGGACGAACGTGCTGTCAAAGAAAAACTGCGCAAAATTCTGAAGAGACTTGGAAAGTTAAAGTGTTCCCGCGAG GGCTGCACTTCAGGCTTCACTAGCATCATGGGCTATGTGTACCACATGAAGAAGTGTGGTAAGCAGGAGTCTGAGCTGGAGAAGATGCTGCTCAACTGCTCTCACTGCGGGAAGGCCTACAAGTCAAAGGCCGGTCTGGAGTACCACCTCAAGTCAGAGCATGCCCCC GTGccccagcagcaggaggaggaagaggaggccctTAAAGCCCAGAGCGAGGCCGACCCAGAGCTCACGGCCAGCGGCCGGGTGCAGCGGGCCTCGGCCCAGGTGGCCAACTTCCACCTGGCCGAGATCGCCCACAACGACCTGCCCAAAGACTGGCCCAAGAGGAAGTTCCAGTCGGACCTCGTGCCAGACGACAAAAAG CTGAAGTACGCCCGTCCAGGTCTGCCTGCCTTCAGCCAGGAGGTCCTCAGGAAGTGGAAGAACGAGGTGAAGCTGCAGAGGAAGGTCCAGTGCCCCAACCAG GGCTGTGGCTGCACCTACACCAGTGTCTCTGGCCTGAAGGCCCACCTGGGACTCTGCACTAAG GGTGACTTTGAGGCGGGGAAATACCGTTGTTTGATCTGCGGCAAGGAGTTCAATTCCGAGAGTGGAGTCAAGTATCACATCAACTCTGTTCATTCACAG GAATGGTTTGTGACGAACAAGAAAGCATCAAAGAAGTTTGAAAAGTACCTTCGGAGTCGGCCCAAGGAGATGGTGCATGGAGTGGACCAGCACATCATCGAGCAGTACCACCAGCATCACatgaaccaccaccacctccaccaccaccacctgcagcaccaccagcagcagcagcaccatcaacaccaccagcacGATCAGCAGCTCCAGCAGATCCAGCACCAACCCTTACAGCAGCCTCTGCAGCCCCTGCATCACCTGCAGCACCAGGCCCACCTCCTGCACGCGTTGgagcaccagcagcaccaccaccacagccacagtGTTCCCCAGATGGAGCCGCAGCTCAGCCAggaggtgcagcagcagcagcagcagccaccgccACCACTCCTCCACTACACCCCGCTGGAGCCGCCCGCGGGCTccatgtgggtggaggtggagcggaGGGAGGTGGTGGCCGGGGGCGGGCCGGGGGCAGAGCTGACCCAGGTGGAGATGGTGAGTGTAGACAAACCCCGGCCGATGGACGGaggagcggggagcgggggCTCAGAGTGCAAGCGGAGAGAGAAGGCGGAGCGGGGCAAGGCGGAGAGCAGGAGGAAGGATTGCTTCGCttacggaggaggaggaggaggggggggggggggagtggctgtgggcgggagcagcagcagtagtagcagcagcagcagcaatacGGGCAGCTCGTCCAGCGAATCAgagctggagcagcaggagaggcagagacagatcGACCAGTGGAACCTGAAGAGGCCTGGGAACATGGAGGTCCACCACGAGGCTGCTAAACGCCAGAGGAACACCTAA
- the znf512 gene encoding uncharacterized protein znf512 isoform X1, with translation MDHSHIGGDMSPPYAPRKRKSGQAQPKGGVPCPVVTVVQRLPDRAFELSVLGHSKSDEAQDAHKMKRTYGRKRFEDPQGVPGGPLEYPTTSCSVMSSGPLANGSDMGSVAQPAARLPPRLVAKDAWPTALEPGRMRPQPQAQPWNPSRERLSEAQSWAAGRERPQEQLWSSSRDRSGHPGQDQSWIPGRERGHTEQAWASGRERGPEQAWSSGRDRAQDQAWNPGREPGRDRPLSGNGQAWGAGRSQDQAWGSAARDRGEAQVWRPDLPLKKSQRVEVERNQPVITYQQAPENKTSGSDSVDVRDLQSNAEHNAARPSEEPRPLLPPSRKELPSYPPGSQEERWQLHIVAKGRVTCPKCKSVSRKTVEGLKKHMENCRLQPFSCPHCGKQLKSSTGMKYHVMADHSNLPSLDDSQGLDERAVKEKLRKILKRLGKLKCSREGCTSGFTSIMGYVYHMKKCGKQESELEKMLLNCSHCGKAYKSKAGLEYHLKSEHAPVPQQQEEEEEALKAQSEADPELTASGRVQRASAQVANFHLAEIAHNDLPKDWPKRKFQSDLVPDDKKLKYARPGLPAFSQEVLRKWKNEVKLQRKVQCPNQGCGCTYTSVSGLKAHLGLCTKGDFEAGKYRCLICGKEFNSESGVKYHINSVHSQEWFVTNKKASKKFEKYLRSRPKEMVHGVDQHIIEQYHQHHMNHHHLHHHHLQHHQQQQHHQHHQHDQQLQQIQHQPLQQPLQPLHHLQHQAHLLHALEHQQHHHHSHSVPQMEPQLSQEVQQQQQQPPPPLLHYTPLEPPAGSMWVEVERREVVAGGGPGAELTQVEMVSVDKPRPMDGGAGSGGSECKRREKAERGKAESRRKDCFAYGGGGGGGGGGVAVGGSSSSSSSSSSNTGSSSSESELEQQERQRQIDQWNLKRPGNMEVHHEAAKRQRNT, from the exons ATGGACCACTCACACATCGGTGGGGACATGTCCCCTCCGTATGCGCCAAGGAAGAGGAAGTCGGGCCAGGCTCAGCCCAAGGGCGGTGTGCCATGTCCAG TTGTAACAGTGGTTCAACGACTGCCAGACAGAGCCTTTGAGTTGAGCGTCCTTGGACATTCAAAG AGTGACGAGGCCCAAGACGCTCATAAAATGAAAAGGACTTATGGTAGGAAGAG GTTTGAGGACCCCCAGGGCGTCCCGGGGGGCCCACTGGAGTACCCCACCACCAGCTGCTCTGTGATGTCTTCAGGCCCCCTGGCCAACGGCTCGGACATGGGCTCTGTAGCCCAGCCCGCTGCCAGGCTGCCACCAAGGCTGGTAGCCAAGGACGCCTGGCCTACGGCCCTGGAGCCGGGCAGGATGAGGCCCCAGCCTCAGGCCCAGCCCTGGAACCCCAGTCGGGAGAGGCTCTCTGAGGCCCAGAGCTGGGCTGCGGGTCGAGAGCGGCCCCAGGAGCAGCTCTGGAGTTCCAGCAGAGACCGATCGGGACACCCGGGGCAAGACCAGAGCTGGATCCCAGGAAGAGAGCGAGGCCACACCGAACAGGCATGGGCCAGCGGGCGGGAGAGGGGCCCCGAACAGGCCTGGAGCTCTGGGAGGGACCGAGCCCAGGATCAGGCTTGGAACCCGGGGCGTGAGCCTGGACGGGACAGACCCCTCTCTGGGAACGGGCAGGCCTGGGGTGCTGGGCGCAGCCAGGACCAGGCCTGGGGCTCAGCCGCCAGGGACCGAGGAGAAGCACAAGTCTGGAGACCTG ACTTGCCTTTAAAGAAGAGCCAGAGAGTCGAAGTTGAGAGGAATCAGCCGGTAATCACCTATCAACAGGCCCCAGAAAACAAAACCTCTG GTTCAGACTCGGTGGACGTAAGAGACCTCCAGAGCAACGCAGAGCACAACGCGGCCCGGCCCAGCGAGGAGCCCAGACCGCTGCTCCCCCCCTCCAGGAAGGAGCTCCCTTCCTACCCTCCAG GCAGCCAAGAGGAGCGCTGGCAACTGCATATCGTGGCCAAAGGAAGAGTGACCTGTCCCAAGTGCAAGAGTGTCAGCAGGAAGACCGTAGAGGGCTTGAAGAAACACATGGAGAACTGCCGCCTG CAACCGTTCAGCTGTCCACACTGTGGGAAACAACTCAAGTCTTCAACTGGGATGAAGTACCACGTCATGGCCGACCATAGCAACTTG CCCTCTCTGGACGATTCCCAAGGCTTGGACGAACGTGCTGTCAAAGAAAAACTGCGCAAAATTCTGAAGAGACTTGGAAAGTTAAAGTGTTCCCGCGAG GGCTGCACTTCAGGCTTCACTAGCATCATGGGCTATGTGTACCACATGAAGAAGTGTGGTAAGCAGGAGTCTGAGCTGGAGAAGATGCTGCTCAACTGCTCTCACTGCGGGAAGGCCTACAAGTCAAAGGCCGGTCTGGAGTACCACCTCAAGTCAGAGCATGCCCCC GTGccccagcagcaggaggaggaagaggaggccctTAAAGCCCAGAGCGAGGCCGACCCAGAGCTCACGGCCAGCGGCCGGGTGCAGCGGGCCTCGGCCCAGGTGGCCAACTTCCACCTGGCCGAGATCGCCCACAACGACCTGCCCAAAGACTGGCCCAAGAGGAAGTTCCAGTCGGACCTCGTGCCAGACGACAAAAAG CTGAAGTACGCCCGTCCAGGTCTGCCTGCCTTCAGCCAGGAGGTCCTCAGGAAGTGGAAGAACGAGGTGAAGCTGCAGAGGAAGGTCCAGTGCCCCAACCAG GGCTGTGGCTGCACCTACACCAGTGTCTCTGGCCTGAAGGCCCACCTGGGACTCTGCACTAAG GGTGACTTTGAGGCGGGGAAATACCGTTGTTTGATCTGCGGCAAGGAGTTCAATTCCGAGAGTGGAGTCAAGTATCACATCAACTCTGTTCATTCACAG GAATGGTTTGTGACGAACAAGAAAGCATCAAAGAAGTTTGAAAAGTACCTTCGGAGTCGGCCCAAGGAGATGGTGCATGGAGTGGACCAGCACATCATCGAGCAGTACCACCAGCATCACatgaaccaccaccacctccaccaccaccacctgcagcaccaccagcagcagcagcaccatcaacaccaccagcacGATCAGCAGCTCCAGCAGATCCAGCACCAACCCTTACAGCAGCCTCTGCAGCCCCTGCATCACCTGCAGCACCAGGCCCACCTCCTGCACGCGTTGgagcaccagcagcaccaccaccacagccacagtGTTCCCCAGATGGAGCCGCAGCTCAGCCAggaggtgcagcagcagcagcagcagccaccgccACCACTCCTCCACTACACCCCGCTGGAGCCGCCCGCGGGCTccatgtgggtggaggtggagcggaGGGAGGTGGTGGCCGGGGGCGGGCCGGGGGCAGAGCTGACCCAGGTGGAGATGGTGAGTGTAGACAAACCCCGGCCGATGGACGGaggagcggggagcgggggCTCAGAGTGCAAGCGGAGAGAGAAGGCGGAGCGGGGCAAGGCGGAGAGCAGGAGGAAGGATTGCTTCGCttacggaggaggaggaggaggggggggggggggagtggctgtgggcgggagcagcagcagtagtagcagcagcagcagcaatacGGGCAGCTCGTCCAGCGAATCAgagctggagcagcaggagaggcagagacagatcGACCAGTGGAACCTGAAGAGGCCTGGGAACATGGAGGTCCACCACGAGGCTGCTAAACGCCAGAGGAACACCTAA